The Neovison vison isolate M4711 chromosome 5, ASM_NN_V1, whole genome shotgun sequence genome includes a region encoding these proteins:
- the LOC122906711 gene encoding tumor necrosis factor ligand superfamily member 12 isoform X1, whose product MAARRSQRRRGRRGEPGTALLAPLALGLGLALACLGLLLAAASLGSRAPPPAQQEPSQGELVAEEDPDPPELNPQTEESQDPGPFLKRLVRPRRSAPKGRKTRGRRAVAAHYEVHPRPGQDGAQAGVDGTVSGWEEARINSSNPLRYDRQSGEFLVVRAGLYYLYCQVHFDEGKAVYLKLDLLVDDALALRCLEEFSATAASSLGPQLRLCQVSGLLPLRPGSSLRIRTLPWAHLKAAPFLTYFGLFQVH is encoded by the exons atggCCGCCCGTCGGAGCCAGAGGCGGAGGGGGCGCCGGGGGGAGCCGGGCACCGCCCTGCTGGCGCCGCTTgcgctgggcctgggcctggcgcTGGCCTGCCTCGGCCTCCTGCTGGCCGCCGCCAGCCTGGGCAGCCGGGCACCGCCGCCCGCCCAG CAGGAGCCTTCCCAGGGGGAGCTGGTGGCGGAGGAGGACCCGGATCCGCCG GAACTGAATCCCCAGACAGAGGAAAGCCAGGATCCCGGGCCATTCCTGAAGAGGCTTGTTCGGCCTCGCAGAAGTG CACCTAAAGGCCGGAAAACGCGGGGTCGCAGAGCAGTGGCCGCGCACTATGAAG TTCACCCACGACCGGGACAGGACGGCGCACAGGCCG GTGTGGACGGGACGGTGAGCGGCTGGGAGGAGGCCAGAATCAATAGCTCCAACCCGTTGCGCTATGACCGCCAGAGCGGGGAGTTCCTCGTGGTGCGGGCCGGGCTGTATTACCTGTACTGCCAG GTGCACTTCGACGAGGGGAAGGCGGTCTACCTGAAGCTGGACTTGCTGGTGGATGACGCGCTGGCCTTGCGCTGCCTGGAGGAGTTCTCCGCTACTGCCGCCAGCTCCCTGGGGCCCCAGCTCCGCCTCTGCCAGGTGTCTGGGCTGCTGCCCCTGAGGCCCGGGTCCTCCTTGCGGATCCGCACCCTCCCCTGGGCCCATCTCAAGGCCGCCCCCTTCCTCACCTACTTTGGACTCTTCCAGGTGCATTGA
- the LOC122906711 gene encoding tumor necrosis factor ligand superfamily member 12 isoform X2 has product MAARRSQRRRGRRGEPGTALLAPLALGLGLALACLGLLLAAASLGSRAPPPAQEPSQGELVAEEDPDPPELNPQTEESQDPGPFLKRLVRPRRSAPKGRKTRGRRAVAAHYEVHPRPGQDGAQAGVDGTVSGWEEARINSSNPLRYDRQSGEFLVVRAGLYYLYCQVHFDEGKAVYLKLDLLVDDALALRCLEEFSATAASSLGPQLRLCQVSGLLPLRPGSSLRIRTLPWAHLKAAPFLTYFGLFQVH; this is encoded by the exons atggCCGCCCGTCGGAGCCAGAGGCGGAGGGGGCGCCGGGGGGAGCCGGGCACCGCCCTGCTGGCGCCGCTTgcgctgggcctgggcctggcgcTGGCCTGCCTCGGCCTCCTGCTGGCCGCCGCCAGCCTGGGCAGCCGGGCACCGCCGCCCGCCCAG GAGCCTTCCCAGGGGGAGCTGGTGGCGGAGGAGGACCCGGATCCGCCG GAACTGAATCCCCAGACAGAGGAAAGCCAGGATCCCGGGCCATTCCTGAAGAGGCTTGTTCGGCCTCGCAGAAGTG CACCTAAAGGCCGGAAAACGCGGGGTCGCAGAGCAGTGGCCGCGCACTATGAAG TTCACCCACGACCGGGACAGGACGGCGCACAGGCCG GTGTGGACGGGACGGTGAGCGGCTGGGAGGAGGCCAGAATCAATAGCTCCAACCCGTTGCGCTATGACCGCCAGAGCGGGGAGTTCCTCGTGGTGCGGGCCGGGCTGTATTACCTGTACTGCCAG GTGCACTTCGACGAGGGGAAGGCGGTCTACCTGAAGCTGGACTTGCTGGTGGATGACGCGCTGGCCTTGCGCTGCCTGGAGGAGTTCTCCGCTACTGCCGCCAGCTCCCTGGGGCCCCAGCTCCGCCTCTGCCAGGTGTCTGGGCTGCTGCCCCTGAGGCCCGGGTCCTCCTTGCGGATCCGCACCCTCCCCTGGGCCCATCTCAAGGCCGCCCCCTTCCTCACCTACTTTGGACTCTTCCAGGTGCATTGA